Proteins from a genomic interval of Pseudoruegeria sp. SHC-113:
- a CDS encoding sarcosine oxidase subunit alpha family protein: MRIDGTGLINRDKPVSFSFDGRSYQGFEGDTLASALLANGVRLMGRSFKYHRPRGVFTAGSEEPNALMTVGRGAAQTPNVRATVQEIYEGLDARSQNRWPSLSADLLSVNDLLSPFLGAGFYYKTFMWPRSFWEKLYEPVIRRAAGLGALSGAHDTARYDRAYAFCDLLVVGSGPAGLMAALTAGRSGADVILCEEDSAFGGRLNSEAEEIDGAPARAWVKACLAELDSLPNVRLMRRTTVTGAYDQGTYGALERVALHMADPGDRPLETFWHIAAKACVLAAGALERPIAFPMNDRPGVMTASALRSYLHRYNVAPGKRVAVFGNNDGARQTAEDLRAAGVEVAALVDSRSDADLPVGFNAFKGAQVIHTKGYTGLKSITISTGNREEVIEADCLAVTGGWNPTLHLTCHMGARPVWSEPLAAFVPADHTVPGMIPAGAAKGLFSTAGCLADGQRAAKEALRALGLKAKAADLPVASDAPYSVAPLWQVPGKRRAWLDFQNDVTVKDVKQAAQENFRSVEHMKRYTTQGMATDQGKNSNVGALAVLADATGRGIPETGTTTFRPPFAPVSIAAMGAGARGKGFAPERFTTSHAASQRRAAPQIEAGLWYRPSYYPLPGDSGWQEACNREVGYVRNAVGVCDVSTLGKIDIQGKDAAAFLDFVYTNTFSTLKEGRVRYGLMLREDGHVMDDGTCARLGPNHYLMTTTTAAAGQVMKHLEFVRQALRPELDVCLASVTEHWAQFAVAGPQSRALLDAVLDAPVDEAEFPFMGCGAVTVAGVPGRLFRISFSGEHAYEIAVPARYGAALFGDLVARAEVLGGGAYGMEALNVLRIEKGFITHAEIHGRTTAFDIGMARMVAAKKECIGKAASQREGLSGPEREQLVGLKPVLPGGRITAGAHLFSEAKPATRVHDEGYVTSTGYSPTLGHEIGLGFLKNGPMRHGEVVKLVDHLRGVETLCTVCGPVFLDPDGGRMRG, translated from the coding sequence ATGAGGATCGACGGCACCGGGCTGATCAACCGCGACAAACCCGTCAGCTTCAGCTTCGATGGCCGCAGCTATCAGGGCTTTGAGGGCGATACGCTGGCCTCCGCCTTGCTCGCCAATGGCGTGCGGCTGATGGGGCGCAGCTTCAAGTATCACCGCCCGCGCGGCGTGTTCACCGCCGGCTCCGAAGAGCCCAACGCGCTGATGACAGTCGGGCGCGGCGCGGCGCAAACGCCCAACGTGCGCGCCACCGTGCAGGAGATCTACGAGGGGCTGGACGCCCGCAGCCAGAACCGCTGGCCCTCGCTCTCGGCTGATCTGCTTTCGGTGAACGATCTGCTCTCGCCCTTCCTTGGCGCGGGCTTCTACTACAAGACCTTCATGTGGCCCCGCAGCTTCTGGGAGAAGCTCTATGAGCCGGTGATCCGCCGCGCCGCCGGGCTGGGCGCGCTCTCCGGAGCCCACGACACTGCGCGCTACGATCGCGCCTACGCCTTCTGCGATCTGCTCGTGGTCGGCTCCGGCCCCGCCGGGCTCATGGCGGCGCTCACGGCGGGCCGTTCGGGGGCCGATGTGATCCTCTGCGAGGAAGACAGCGCCTTCGGCGGGCGGCTCAACAGCGAGGCGGAAGAGATCGACGGCGCGCCTGCGCGGGCGTGGGTGAAGGCCTGCCTCGCGGAACTGGACAGCCTGCCCAACGTGCGGCTGATGCGGCGCACCACGGTGACCGGGGCCTATGATCAGGGCACCTACGGTGCGCTGGAGCGCGTGGCCTTGCACATGGCCGATCCCGGCGACCGCCCGCTGGAAACCTTCTGGCACATCGCCGCGAAAGCCTGCGTGCTGGCCGCCGGTGCTTTGGAGCGCCCCATCGCCTTTCCGATGAATGACCGCCCCGGCGTGATGACGGCCAGCGCCCTGCGCAGCTACCTGCACCGCTACAACGTCGCCCCCGGCAAGCGCGTCGCGGTGTTTGGCAACAACGATGGCGCGCGGCAGACGGCCGAGGATCTGCGCGCGGCAGGCGTGGAAGTGGCCGCTCTTGTCGACAGCCGGTCTGACGCCGACCTGCCGGTGGGTTTCAACGCCTTCAAGGGCGCGCAGGTCATCCACACCAAGGGCTATACGGGGCTGAAATCCATCACCATCTCCACAGGGAATCGCGAAGAGGTGATCGAGGCCGATTGCCTTGCCGTCACCGGCGGCTGGAACCCGACACTGCACCTCACCTGCCACATGGGCGCGCGGCCCGTCTGGAGCGAACCCCTCGCCGCCTTCGTGCCCGCAGACCATACCGTGCCCGGCATGATCCCGGCGGGCGCGGCCAAGGGCCTCTTCTCCACGGCGGGATGCCTTGCCGATGGCCAGCGCGCCGCGAAAGAAGCGCTCAGGGCGCTGGGCCTGAAGGCCAAAGCCGCCGATCTGCCCGTGGCCTCCGATGCCCCCTACAGTGTCGCGCCGCTCTGGCAGGTGCCCGGCAAGAGGCGCGCGTGGCTCGATTTCCAGAACGACGTGACGGTGAAGGACGTCAAGCAGGCCGCGCAGGAGAACTTCCGCTCGGTCGAGCACATGAAGCGCTACACGACGCAAGGTATGGCCACCGATCAGGGCAAGAACAGCAACGTGGGTGCGCTCGCGGTGCTGGCCGATGCCACCGGGCGCGGCATCCCCGAAACCGGCACCACCACCTTCCGCCCGCCCTTCGCGCCGGTCTCCATCGCGGCCATGGGCGCTGGCGCGCGCGGCAAGGGCTTTGCGCCCGAGCGCTTCACCACCTCCCACGCCGCCAGCCAGCGCCGCGCCGCGCCACAGATCGAGGCCGGGCTCTGGTATCGCCCCTCCTATTATCCGCTCCCGGGCGATTCCGGTTGGCAGGAGGCCTGCAACCGCGAGGTCGGCTATGTGCGCAATGCGGTCGGGGTCTGCGATGTCTCGACGCTGGGCAAGATCGACATTCAGGGCAAGGACGCCGCCGCCTTCCTTGATTTCGTCTACACCAACACCTTCTCCACCCTGAAAGAGGGGCGCGTGCGCTACGGGCTGATGTTGCGCGAGGATGGCCACGTGATGGACGATGGCACCTGCGCGCGGCTGGGGCCGAACCATTACCTGATGACAACCACCACTGCAGCCGCCGGTCAGGTGATGAAACATCTGGAGTTCGTGCGCCAAGCCCTGCGCCCGGAGCTGGATGTCTGCCTTGCCTCCGTGACCGAGCATTGGGCCCAATTCGCCGTGGCCGGCCCGCAATCGCGCGCGCTGCTGGACGCCGTGCTGGATGCGCCGGTCGATGAAGCGGAGTTCCCCTTCATGGGCTGCGGTGCTGTCACCGTGGCGGGCGTGCCCGGGCGGCTCTTCCGCATCTCCTTCTCCGGCGAACATGCCTATGAAATCGCCGTCCCCGCCCGCTACGGCGCGGCGCTGTTCGGCGATCTCGTCGCCCGCGCCGAGGTGCTGGGCGGCGGGGCCTACGGGATGGAGGCGCTCAACGTTCTGCGGATCGAGAAGGGCTTCATCACCCACGCCGAGATCCACGGTCGCACCACCGCTTTTGACATCGGGATGGCGCGGATGGTGGCGGCCAAGAAGGAGTGCATAGGCAAGGCGGCCTCCCAGCGCGAAGGGCTTTCGGGGCCGGAGCGCGAGCAGCTTGTGGGGCTGAAGCCCGTGCTGCCGGGCGGGCGGATCACCGCCGGCGCGCATCTGTTCTCGGAAGCCAAACCGGCCACACGGGTGCATGATGAGGGCTATGTGACCTCCACCGGCTACTCCCCCACACTGGGCCATGAGATCGGGCTTGGCTTCCTGAAAAACGGGCCGATGCGCCATGGCGAGGTGGTGAAGCTGGTGGACCACCTGCGCGGGGTGGAAACGCTCTGCACCGTCTGCGGCCCGGTTTTCCTTGATCCCGACGGAGGGCGGATGCGTGGCTGA
- the lepA gene encoding translation elongation factor 4 gives MTDLAKIRNFSIVAHIDHGKSTLADRLIQATGTVQDRDMKEQLLDSMDIERERGITIKANTVRIDYEAEDGERYVLNLIDTPGHVDFAYEVSRSMQAVEGSLLVVDSTQGVEAQTLANVYQAIDADHEIVPVLNKIDLPASDCERVAEQIEDVIGIDASNAIQVSAKTGIGIRETLEAIVTRLPAPQGTRDAPLKAMLVDSWYDSYLGVIVLVRIIDGVLKKGDKIRMMSTNAVYPVERIGVFRPAMAVIDELGPGEIGFLTASIKQVRDTRVGDTVTHERKGCEKPLPGFKPAQPVVFCGLFPVDNAEFEDLRTAIEKLSLNDASFSSEMETSAALGFGFRCGFLGLLHLEVIRDRLEREYDIELITTAPSVVYHVHMRDGEVRELHNPADMPDLTHVDHIEEPRIKATILVPDEYLGDVLKLCQDRRGIQLDLTYAGSRAMVVYDLPLNEVVFDFYDRLKSVTKGYASFDYQMIGYREDSLVKMQILVNEEPVDALSVMVHRDRAEMRGRAMVEKLKELIPRHMFKIPIQAAVGGRVVARETLSAMRKDVTAKCYGGDATRKRKLLDKQKAGKKKMRQFGKVEIPQQAFISALKMDD, from the coding sequence ATGACCGATCTCGCCAAAATCCGCAATTTCTCCATCGTCGCCCATATCGACCACGGGAAATCCACCCTCGCAGACCGCCTGATCCAGGCCACCGGTACCGTTCAGGACCGGGACATGAAGGAACAGCTGCTGGACTCGATGGACATCGAACGCGAACGCGGGATCACCATCAAGGCCAACACCGTGCGTATCGATTACGAGGCCGAGGACGGCGAGCGCTACGTGCTCAACCTGATCGACACCCCCGGCCACGTCGATTTCGCCTATGAGGTCTCCCGTTCGATGCAGGCGGTAGAGGGCTCGCTGCTGGTGGTGGATTCCACCCAGGGCGTCGAAGCGCAGACGCTGGCCAACGTCTATCAGGCGATTGATGCGGACCACGAGATCGTGCCGGTGCTGAACAAGATCGACCTGCCCGCTTCCGATTGCGAGCGCGTGGCGGAGCAGATCGAGGACGTGATCGGCATCGACGCCTCCAACGCCATTCAGGTCTCCGCCAAGACCGGCATCGGTATCCGCGAAACGCTGGAAGCCATCGTCACCCGCCTGCCCGCGCCGCAAGGCACGCGCGACGCGCCACTCAAGGCGATGCTCGTGGACAGCTGGTACGACAGCTACCTCGGCGTGATCGTTCTGGTGCGCATCATCGATGGCGTCCTGAAGAAGGGCGACAAGATCCGCATGATGTCCACCAACGCCGTCTACCCGGTGGAGCGCATCGGTGTCTTCCGCCCGGCGATGGCGGTGATCGACGAGCTGGGCCCGGGCGAAATCGGCTTCCTGACCGCCTCCATCAAACAGGTGCGAGACACCCGCGTGGGCGATACCGTCACCCATGAGCGCAAGGGCTGCGAAAAGCCGCTGCCGGGCTTCAAACCCGCCCAGCCCGTGGTCTTCTGCGGCCTCTTCCCGGTGGACAACGCCGAATTCGAAGATCTGCGCACCGCGATCGAGAAGCTCTCGCTCAACGATGCCTCCTTCTCCTCCGAGATGGAAACCTCCGCCGCGCTGGGCTTCGGCTTCCGTTGTGGGTTCCTTGGCCTCCTTCATCTGGAAGTGATCCGCGACCGGCTGGAACGCGAATACGATATCGAACTGATCACCACTGCGCCGAGCGTGGTCTATCACGTACACATGCGCGACGGCGAAGTGCGCGAGCTGCATAACCCCGCCGATATGCCCGATCTGACCCATGTGGATCACATCGAAGAGCCGCGCATCAAGGCCACGATCCTCGTGCCCGACGAATACCTCGGCGACGTGCTGAAGCTCTGCCAGGATCGCCGCGGCATCCAGCTGGATCTCACCTACGCCGGCAGCCGCGCCATGGTCGTCTACGATCTGCCGCTCAACGAGGTGGTGTTTGATTTCTATGATCGCCTGAAATCGGTAACGAAGGGTTACGCCAGCTTCGATTACCAGATGATCGGCTACCGCGAGGACAGCCTCGTGAAGATGCAGATCCTCGTGAACGAAGAGCCGGTGGACGCGCTCTCCGTCATGGTGCACCGCGACCGCGCCGAGATGCGAGGCCGTGCGATGGTGGAGAAGCTCAAGGAACTGATCCCGCGCCACATGTTCAAGATCCCGATCCAGGCCGCCGTTGGTGGCCGCGTCGTGGCCCGCGAAACGCTCTCGGCCATGCGCAAGGACGTGACGGCGAAATGCTACGGCGGCGACGCCACCCGGAAGCGCAAGCTTCTGGACAAGCAGAAGGCCGGCAAGAAGAAAATGCGCCAGTTCGGCAAGGTGGAGATCCCGCAACAGGCGTTCATCTCCGCGCTGAAGATGGACGATTGA
- a CDS encoding sulfotransferase, which produces MHRRFLIIAQARSGSTYLQSLLNAHPSIRCRGELFDLGQIDDDGDKIRDPARLAARDADPAGFLHRKLAGEGLETEGLLSIGAKLLFHHNPRLFSEILPSAPDISLIHVSRSNKLAQFASARQVEKTGRWVASGGDGPPPRIAPAPKWALAECNRLANEDLFLGHWIAALPNPSLRVAYADLFAPGIADRLTGFLGLPSVGPLAGALRKQGQNRILDRFENPGPVRATFEAAGLGAWLGPELP; this is translated from the coding sequence ATGCACCGGAGATTCCTGATCATTGCCCAGGCCCGCAGCGGCTCCACCTACCTGCAATCCCTGCTCAACGCCCATCCCTCCATCCGCTGCCGGGGCGAGTTGTTCGACCTTGGCCAGATCGACGACGACGGCGACAAGATCAGGGATCCGGCGCGGCTTGCGGCCCGGGATGCCGATCCGGCGGGCTTCCTGCACAGGAAGCTGGCGGGCGAGGGGCTGGAAACGGAGGGGCTGCTCTCCATCGGGGCGAAGCTGCTGTTTCATCATAACCCGCGCCTCTTTTCCGAGATCCTGCCATCAGCCCCCGACATCTCGCTGATCCACGTCAGCCGCAGCAACAAGCTCGCCCAGTTTGCCTCTGCCCGGCAGGTCGAAAAAACCGGCCGCTGGGTTGCCTCGGGCGGCGACGGGCCGCCTCCCCGGATCGCACCGGCGCCGAAGTGGGCCTTGGCGGAATGCAACCGGCTGGCCAACGAGGATCTCTTCCTCGGTCACTGGATTGCGGCCCTGCCGAACCCCAGCCTCAGGGTCGCCTATGCCGATCTTTTCGCGCCCGGCATTGCGGATCGTCTCACCGGCTTTCTCGGTCTGCCCTCCGTCGGGCCGCTCGCCGGTGCGTTGCGCAAGCAGGGCCAGAACCGGATCCTTGACCGTTTCGAGAACCCGGGGCCGGTGCGGGCCACCTTCGAAGCCGCCGGTCTGGGCGCATGGCTGGGGCCGGAACTGCCCTGA
- a CDS encoding sarcosine oxidase subunit delta, translating into MRITCPCCGPRDLREFSYRGAASDLDRPAADAPPEDWHAYLHLRDNPAGVTRDLWYHELGCASWLVVTRNTVTHEILSCEMARDVAREAAR; encoded by the coding sequence ATGAGGATCACCTGCCCCTGTTGCGGCCCCCGCGATCTGCGCGAGTTTTCCTATCGGGGCGCGGCCAGCGATCTGGACCGCCCCGCCGCCGATGCGCCGCCGGAAGATTGGCACGCCTACCTCCACCTGCGCGACAACCCCGCCGGGGTGACGCGCGATCTTTGGTATCACGAGCTGGGCTGCGCAAGCTGGCTCGTGGTGACGCGCAACACGGTGACGCATGAGATCCTCTCCTGCGAGATGGCGCGCGATGTCGCGCGGGAGGCGGCACGATGA
- a CDS encoding type II toxin-antitoxin system Phd/YefM family antitoxin has protein sequence MQIPLSQARDRLGHLVARAQDPREVIVLTRHGKPLAALVSIPEARRIWDLADTEALGHRPPLSGRRAGRALSLPPGLVEGRDGKLVTRREAALQVQELQMSRRMEREILAAGGLEPVTGGEIGTGAPRWPRLKRLLGRMRRLGRLRRSAQAG, from the coding sequence ATGCAGATTCCCCTCAGCCAGGCCCGCGACAGGCTCGGACACCTCGTGGCACGGGCACAAGACCCACGTGAAGTGATCGTGCTGACACGGCACGGCAAACCGCTGGCGGCACTGGTGTCGATCCCGGAAGCCCGCCGGATCTGGGACCTCGCCGATACCGAGGCACTGGGGCACCGCCCCCCATTGAGCGGGCGCCGCGCGGGGCGGGCACTGTCGTTGCCGCCCGGGCTGGTGGAAGGGCGTGATGGCAAGCTCGTGACCCGTCGGGAAGCCGCGCTTCAGGTGCAGGAACTCCAGATGAGCCGGAGGATGGAGCGTGAAATCCTCGCGGCAGGCGGACTGGAGCCGGTGACGGGCGGAGAGATCGGCACCGGCGCGCCACGCTGGCCGCGCCTGAAGCGGCTGCTGGGGCGCATGCGCAGGCTGGGAAGATTGCGAAGAAGTGCGCAGGCGGGCTGA
- a CDS encoding entericidin A/B family lipoprotein, whose amino-acid sequence MPRLTALLAALLMLSACETVKGAGKDLESAGSTISREAEKVQRQF is encoded by the coding sequence ATGCCCCGCCTGACCGCCCTTCTCGCCGCTCTTCTGATGCTTTCTGCCTGCGAAACCGTGAAAGGGGCCGGCAAGGATCTGGAGAGCGCTGGCAGCACCATCAGCCGCGAAGCCGAAAAGGTGCAGCGGCAGTTCTGA
- a CDS encoding Glu/Leu/Phe/Val family dehydrogenase — protein MSTKREPSFRESVDLMFNRAAGLMDLEPGLEEKIRVVNATYTVRFGVRLRGEVKTFTGYRSVHSEHMEPVKGGIRYALGVNQDEVEALAALMTYKCALVEAPFGGSKGGLCIDPREYDAAELERITRRFAYELAKRDLINPSQNVPAPDMGTGEREMAWIADQYARMNTTDINARACVTGKPLHAGGISGRVEATGRGVQYALQEFFRHPEDKAQAGLEGKLDGKRVIVQGLGNVGYHAAKFLSEEDGAKVIGIIERDGALYDPDGLDVEAVSAYIRKHGGVNMFPGPQYVKEGAKLLEEECDILIPAALEGVINLDNAERIKAPLIIEAANGPITAGADDVLRKKGTVIIPDLYANAGGVTVSYFEWVKNLSHIRFGRMQRRQEEARHQLLVDELERLDRYLGDAWSMTPNFKEKYLRGADELELVRSGLDDTMRIAYQSMREVWHGRGDVEDLRTAGFIVSIGRVAKSYEAKGL, from the coding sequence ATGAGCACCAAGCGAGAGCCGAGTTTCCGGGAGTCCGTGGATCTGATGTTCAACCGGGCGGCGGGCCTGATGGATCTGGAGCCGGGGCTGGAAGAGAAGATCCGCGTGGTCAACGCCACCTACACCGTGCGCTTTGGTGTGCGGCTGCGGGGCGAGGTCAAGACTTTCACCGGCTACCGCTCCGTCCACTCCGAGCATATGGAGCCTGTGAAAGGCGGGATCCGCTACGCGCTCGGCGTCAATCAGGACGAGGTCGAGGCGCTCGCGGCGCTGATGACCTATAAATGCGCTCTCGTGGAAGCGCCCTTCGGCGGATCCAAGGGCGGGCTTTGCATCGATCCGCGTGAATATGACGCCGCCGAGCTGGAGCGCATCACCCGCCGCTTCGCCTATGAGCTGGCCAAACGCGATCTGATCAACCCCTCCCAGAACGTGCCCGCGCCTGACATGGGCACCGGCGAGCGTGAGATGGCCTGGATCGCCGATCAATACGCCCGCATGAACACCACCGACATCAACGCCCGCGCCTGTGTCACCGGCAAGCCGCTGCACGCCGGCGGCATCTCGGGCCGGGTCGAGGCTACAGGGCGCGGCGTGCAATACGCCCTGCAGGAGTTCTTCCGCCATCCCGAGGACAAGGCGCAGGCCGGGCTGGAAGGCAAGCTCGACGGCAAGCGCGTGATCGTGCAGGGGCTTGGCAACGTGGGCTATCACGCGGCGAAATTCCTGAGCGAGGAGGATGGCGCGAAGGTCATCGGCATCATCGAACGCGACGGCGCGCTCTATGATCCGGACGGGCTCGATGTAGAGGCTGTCTCGGCCTACATCCGCAAGCACGGCGGGGTGAACATGTTCCCAGGGCCGCAATATGTGAAGGAGGGCGCGAAGCTTCTGGAGGAAGAGTGCGACATCCTGATCCCGGCGGCACTGGAAGGTGTGATCAACCTCGACAATGCCGAGCGCATCAAGGCGCCGCTGATCATCGAGGCTGCCAACGGCCCGATCACGGCCGGCGCCGATGACGTGCTGCGCAAGAAGGGCACGGTGATCATTCCCGATCTCTACGCCAACGCCGGCGGTGTGACGGTCTCCTACTTCGAGTGGGTCAAGAACCTCTCCCACATCCGCTTCGGCCGGATGCAGCGGCGGCAGGAGGAAGCGCGCCACCAACTGCTGGTGGACGAGCTGGAGCGGCTGGACCGTTACCTGGGCGATGCCTGGTCGATGACGCCGAACTTCAAGGAGAAGTATCTGCGCGGGGCCGATGAGCTGGAGCTGGTGCGCTCGGGCCTCGATGACACGATGCGGATTGCCTACCAGTCGATGCGCGAAGTCTGGCACGGGCGCGGCGACGTGGAGGATCTGCGCACGGCGGGCTTTATCGTCTCCATCGGCCGCGTGGCCAAGAGCTACGAGGCCAAGGGCCTGTAA
- a CDS encoding FkbM family methyltransferase: protein MPEEHLTATTDAQLASEPPEIAAIRQKFLAPETAEGLIVRGQLRQDLLALVVNGFKPDGYFVEFGATNGEKYSNSNLLELHFGWKGILSEPAVGWHAKLRRKRNCIIDTRCVWRTTGEQLEFDMADSRTLSTLAQFADSDHHAEKREKAERIIVETVSLVDLLAQHNAPAFIDYLSVDTEGSEFEILNAFDFSRHRFGLITVEHNFTEQRAQIHALLTANGYQRILTDLSKFDDWYIPKAAE, encoded by the coding sequence ATGCCAGAAGAACACCTCACCGCCACCACGGACGCGCAACTCGCGTCCGAGCCCCCCGAAATCGCCGCCATCCGCCAGAAGTTCCTCGCCCCCGAAACGGCTGAGGGGCTGATCGTGCGGGGCCAGTTGCGGCAGGATCTGCTGGCGCTGGTGGTCAATGGCTTCAAGCCCGATGGCTACTTCGTGGAATTCGGCGCCACCAATGGTGAGAAATACTCTAACAGCAACCTTCTGGAATTGCATTTCGGCTGGAAGGGCATCCTTTCAGAGCCCGCGGTGGGCTGGCACGCAAAGCTGCGCCGCAAGCGCAACTGCATCATCGACACGCGCTGCGTCTGGCGCACCACCGGCGAGCAGCTGGAGTTCGACATGGCCGACTCCCGCACACTTTCAACGCTCGCGCAATTCGCCGACAGCGATCATCACGCCGAGAAGCGGGAAAAGGCGGAGCGGATCATCGTGGAGACCGTTTCGCTGGTAGATCTTCTGGCCCAGCACAACGCCCCGGCCTTCATCGACTACCTGTCGGTGGACACGGAGGGCAGCGAGTTCGAGATCCTGAACGCATTCGATTTCAGCCGCCATAGGTTCGGGCTGATCACGGTGGAGCATAATTTCACCGAGCAGCGGGCGCAGATCCACGCGCTGCTGACGGCCAATGGCTATCAGCGGATCCTGACGGACCTCAGCAAATTCGACGATTGGTACATCCCGAAAGCCGCAGAATAG
- a CDS encoding sarcosine oxidase subunit gamma codes for MADLIAKSPCAGLLPVQHGGLVLTECAPEAIHLLAAYQGAAAKAGAALEKAHGLGWPKPGTSTQSAQARALWFAPDQALLLGAVPVASLARHCAITDQSDGWARVDLTGQGAEDVLARLVPVDLRAQSFPEGAVARTAVFHMSAVITRTGAASFEILVFRSMAQTLVHELLEAMKSVVAQQS; via the coding sequence GTGGCTGACCTGATTGCAAAATCCCCCTGCGCCGGGCTGTTGCCGGTGCAGCACGGCGGGCTGGTCCTGACCGAATGCGCCCCCGAGGCGATCCACCTGCTCGCCGCCTATCAGGGTGCGGCGGCCAAGGCGGGCGCGGCGCTTGAAAAGGCGCACGGGCTGGGCTGGCCAAAGCCCGGCACCTCCACTCAGTCCGCTCAGGCCCGCGCGCTGTGGTTCGCCCCGGATCAGGCGCTCTTGCTCGGCGCGGTGCCCGTGGCCTCGCTCGCGCGCCATTGTGCCATAACCGATCAAAGCGACGGCTGGGCGCGGGTGGACCTGACGGGGCAGGGCGCGGAGGATGTGCTTGCCCGCCTCGTGCCGGTGGATCTGCGCGCTCAAAGCTTCCCCGAAGGTGCAGTGGCACGCACGGCGGTGTTTCACATGAGTGCTGTGATCACCCGCACAGGCGCGGCTAGCTTCGAGATCCTTGTCTTCCGCTCCATGGCCCAGACGCTGGTGCACGAGCTTTTGGAAGCCATGAAAAGCGTGGTGGCGCAGCAGAGCTAA
- a CDS encoding sarcosine oxidase subunit beta family protein, with protein MRFSAWQLLKEGLTGNKGWGAHWRDPEPKPAYDVLIIGGGGHGLATAYYLAKEHGITNVAVLEKGYIGGGNVGRNTTIVRANYGLPGNSEFYSHSLKLWEGLEADLNYNVMHSQRGIINLFHSDGARDAAARRGNAMINQGDDAVLLDRDGVRAMLPYLDYENIRFPVYGGLYHARGGTARHDAVAWGFARGADQRGVDLIQNCEVTGIDVEQGRVTGVQTTRGAIKANKVAMVTAGRSGQVAAMAGMRLPIESHILQAFVTEGLKPCIDTVITFGMGHFYISQSDKGGLVFGGDLDFYASYAARGNLPQAEHVMEAAMTLMPMIGKARVLRSWGGIMDMSPDGSPIIDTTHIDGLFLNCGWCYGGFKAVPGSGNVTAHLIATGRPHEAATKYRLDRFATGIGLMDEEGTGSQHNLH; from the coding sequence ATGCGATTTTCCGCCTGGCAGCTGCTGAAGGAAGGGCTCACCGGCAACAAGGGCTGGGGTGCGCATTGGCGCGATCCGGAGCCCAAGCCCGCCTATGACGTTCTGATCATCGGCGGCGGCGGCCACGGGCTGGCCACGGCCTATTACCTTGCCAAGGAACACGGCATCACCAATGTCGCCGTGCTGGAAAAGGGCTATATCGGCGGCGGCAACGTGGGGCGCAACACCACCATTGTGCGCGCCAATTACGGGCTGCCGGGCAACTCCGAGTTCTACTCCCACTCCCTCAAGCTCTGGGAGGGGCTGGAAGCTGATCTGAACTACAACGTGATGCATTCCCAGCGCGGTATCATCAACTTGTTCCACTCCGACGGCGCGCGCGATGCCGCCGCCCGGCGCGGCAACGCGATGATCAACCAGGGCGATGACGCCGTTCTGCTGGACCGCGACGGCGTGCGCGCCATGCTGCCCTATCTGGACTATGAAAACATCCGCTTCCCCGTCTACGGTGGCCTCTACCACGCGCGCGGCGGCACCGCCCGCCACGATGCCGTGGCCTGGGGCTTTGCCCGTGGCGCGGATCAGCGCGGGGTGGATCTGATCCAGAACTGCGAAGTGACGGGGATCGACGTTGAGCAGGGCCGCGTCACAGGCGTGCAAACAACGCGCGGGGCCATCAAGGCCAATAAGGTCGCCATGGTCACCGCCGGGCGGTCCGGGCAGGTGGCCGCAATGGCCGGGATGCGCCTGCCGATCGAAAGCCACATCCTGCAGGCCTTCGTCACCGAAGGGCTCAAGCCCTGTATCGATACGGTGATCACCTTCGGCATGGGGCACTTTTACATCAGCCAGTCCGACAAGGGCGGGCTCGTCTTTGGCGGCGATCTGGATTTCTACGCCTCCTACGCGGCCCGCGGGAACCTGCCGCAGGCCGAGCATGTGATGGAAGCCGCGATGACGCTGATGCCGATGATCGGCAAGGCCCGCGTGCTGCGCAGCTGGGGCGGCATCATGGATATGTCACCCGACGGCTCGCCCATCATCGACACCACCCATATCGACGGGCTCTTCCTGAATTGCGGCTGGTGCTACGGCGGCTTCAAGGCGGTGCCGGGATCCGGAAACGTCACCGCCCATCTGATCGCCACGGGCCGCCCGCATGAGGCTGCCACGAAATACCGGCTCGACCGCTTCGCCACGGGCATTGGCCTGATGGACGAAGAAGGCACCGGCAGCCAACACAACCTGCATTAG